The sequence below is a genomic window from Lolium perenne isolate Kyuss_39 chromosome 7, Kyuss_2.0, whole genome shotgun sequence.
CTCCGAATACACCTCCGTCGCAGGCCACTGGTCTGCGCGCGGCAGAGGTGTCCGGCCGTGGGCGCCGTCGCTGCAGGGGCTCCGTGGAAGGGTTGCCGCAGCGGAAGGTGTTCGGCAGAGGCAGGGAAACGGCTGCAGGTGCTCCGCGGCAGGGGTTCGGCTACACGGTCTCCATGGCCGCGGTGATCGGCGGTGGCAGGGATCGCCCATGAGGCAGAGGATAGGATCGGGGGAAAGGCAGATGGAGCTACAGGTGTGGTCGTGCGATGTGGGGCGGTTGCCATGCAAAGTTACCACAATACCCCTCGAACGTTAAAttatattgcaaaattaagtggcTAGATCGGACGGTTAGAATAAATCATGGCGGTAGTACTGGGTAGTACTCGGTAGTACCGCCCAATCACCGTATCCATCCCTCGCCGCTCGGAAAATTGAAaagttgtactccctccgtcccaaaatgtaaggcgtctaaggatcagTCAAAAGTCAATatttttaagtttgaccaactctatacacaaaaatatataaactttttttttcgataaagggaatatattaatatcgaaagataccaattacacctagcctctgcaacaacgcaccaccctaatggtccCTAATGGTACTACGGATgcacaaaaaaaaggaaaagaaaactaagaaacaaaagtcccgctacagtatcacagACCTAACAACAGCAAATATAAACATTACTGAATCAACAtgaatagattcaccataaatatattttcttaatatgccCATTCGATATTGTAGCtgtaaatatatttttctaaatatGTTGTCAAAGTTAGTAAAGTTTGACTTTTAACCAGTCCTTAGATGCTTTacattttgggatggagggagtatttctTTTATATAATTATTACTACTCCATCAACAAGACGTGGTCGGCCTGACGAATTATGCCGAGTGACTGCGTGAGGACATGGCAATCAGCTGTATCATAACAGAGGGGCAGCTCCTACTCAGATGCTGAAAGCTGTCAGTGGCCGTGGCTGCCATCAGATTAGTTGGAGAGCTGAGAAAATGGAAGCACGCCTTCTTCAACCCGTCACAGCGGTGCTGTTCAGAGAGCGCCAGGATCGTCCCTACGGTGCTTACATCGATGTGCTTGCATAGCTTCTCCTGGCAAACCAGTTTTAGCCTCTCAAAGCTGTACCTGTCCGCAGCGACGAGCAGATGCTGCCACATGCCAGCAGCTTCCTCTTCCTCTTGCGTTATCGTCTCCGGTAACAACGAGTCAGTGTAGGCGAAGCGTAGCAGAGCTGCGAACACCCGCGCCTCCATGTCGTCTACGCGTATGACGTCGGCGGTGCCGCTCTCTTTGATGGAGCCGAAGAGTTGCGCATCGAAAACCGAAGACCGGGACGCGAGCAGCCAGCGGTGCGCCGCGAACGTCTCCCCGGCGACCTCGAAGACCACATCGGCACCCTTGGCAGTGGTGAGGAGATCTCCCAGGTGTTGGTTCAGGTCGGACGATGGCACCGAGACGAATTTGGGAGCCTCGACAGGGATTTCGCTGATAACGGCGATGTCGCACCTGATGGTGAAGGAGTCGTCTACGAGGTGCTCGGACCTGTGTAGGTCCTCCCTTTTGATGAACTTGGTGATTCCCCAAGAACGATTCTTGCTACCGAAGGTGTTTACCGACAACGTTGTGAGAGAATGGTGCTTCTCGTCCGTGGTGACGGTGTCGACGAGACGGAAGATGGACTGCGCCTTCACTTCCTTGGAGACATCTTCGTTGTCGAGTAGGAGGAAAAGGGATATGTAGTCGGCACTGTCGCTGCGGTCGCCGTTGGGGAAGTAGAGGATGCGCCAGCGATGGCCACACAGGGTGAACCGGGAGGAATCGAGGCTCTTCCCGGTGGGGATCTGTTTGGTGAAAGAGTAGCCATTGATTTTGACGATGTGGTAGCCCCTGGACATGTCGACCGTAATGGCGGAGGCTGACGGCGACGACTtctcggcggcagcggcggacACCATGGCAAACGTAATAATTTAGGACCCCTGGTTTGCGGACTTGCGGTGGCGGCTGCGGCTATTTAAAAGCTGAGGACGCACCGACAAATAAAGGAAACGAGTCCGGTTTGGTTTCTTTCTCGAAGAACACTGGATGATTTCCTACGGAATCAGCCTTACGCGCTGACGTGGAGGAAATTAGGAAAGGAATTGCAGTCCTTCCGTCCATAAGTTTGAAGTTTTGACAAAAGAGACCACTAAACCCAGTGAATTGTCAAAAAAGATCACCTCCGAAAATtattgtcaaaaaggaccacctacGTCATGGCGGCACGTGTGCCAGGCGACACGTGTCACCTGCCGCCACAGCCGGAGGCGGCAGGGCCTGCCGCCGTTGCCCCTGGCGGCATGTCCACGGTGATCAACAAACAGCATACTGATCGATGAACAGTACACGTTAGCTacaaaatttgttgaatttgtcttttttactgaGCCCAAAATACAACGTATTTTACAGTGATTTTTTGCACGATTGTAGTGCATAGAGTTAGCTACATGTaggtattttttttgaatttttttagatgttttaaaaaattcaaaacagACTACTGTTCATGGATCACGATACTGTGAACATGCCGCCGTTGGCTGTGGCGGCAGGCCCTGCCGCCTCCGGCTGTGGCGGCAGGCCCTGCCGCCTCCGGCTGTGGCGGCAAGCTACATGTGTCACCTGGCACGCGTGCCGCCACGACGTAGGTGGTCTTTTTTGACAATAATTTttgaaggtggtcctttttgacaattCACTGGGCTAAGTGGTCTCTTTTGTCAAAAATTCCATAAGTTTAGCATTTCTGTTTTAGAAATGCTACATTTATGGAACTTTCTTACGGAGTCCGTATGGTTCCTCCGTAAGAAAGTTCCGTAAGTGTAGCATTTCACCTCGGGTGATTGCTGAAAAATCTCCGCGGCAGTTGCATGAGTGACACGTCTGTTCGTAGAAGAAATCCCGTAGGATTCTATCCCTAAGTTTAGCATTTCTGGTCCTAAAATCATGAAAGGTGGGAGCGATTCAACCAACTGATTCACTCCACGGTTTGTCCGTAAAATTTCTGTAGCCAAACTAGTCCGTAAGTTTAGTCTACCTTTATAGAGAGGAAACGAGTCTGGTGTACCAGGTGTGCCGTAGTTTTTTCTTCTAAATGAGAATGGCCCCGAAGGGCCGAGAAGCTGCTCTATTTATGAGGTATAGGTACCAAATTACAGGAAGGATCCAAattaaaaggaaaattacaaagtAGTACTTCCATTTCGCAAACAAGATCTTGGAATAAATCCAGAAAACACCATCAGGCCCCTCGTCTTCACTTCCGGCCATCAGCCTCAAAGCATGGGCGCCTACACCACCGTCAGGGACAAAAACACTTGGGGTGGTGCTGGCGTTGTATCCCGTACCGAGGCTGAAGATTCTCCGCATCGGCTTCCTCGCCTAGAGCAATCCAGAGCGTGGAGTTGCCTCTCTAGCCCTGAATAGCATCGGCATCTTGGCCTTCGCTTGGGATCTCCACACGGCGCAACTTCAAGAACGTGCATGGATCTACATGCTTCACCTTCCCGCCACGATGCCGCTCCAGGCAGCAGATGCAGCCCAGGCTCGAACTTTGCCCCGCCCCCACGTCGAACAAGAAGACCAACCTTGACTAGTGGATATGCCTCCGAATCAGCATCGCTGACCAATATCACCTTATAGATGGAGATCTTCGCATCCTTCCTCCGCCTCGCATACGGCTCCAACGACCGGAGCACCGAGAGGCAGAGGAGGGAGACGATGCACCGCCAGATCTAGATGCAAGGATCCGGCACCTCCCTCCCGGCATCAATGCCATAGGCCATAAAGGACGAACTACAAACCCTAATACTACACCTATCTACTCTAGCGCCCATCCAATGCCAACTCCAGCCAGCTATTTCGGGGGAGGGGGCATCGGAGCGGCCCGACCGGCAGAGGGAGAGTGCCAAAACTGATGTTCACGCTCGAGAGGGAGGAGGGCGGGGGGAGGAGTGGGGGTTGTGAGCTGGCCTTCACCCTATTGTGTTGTAGTAGACTCAGCCGATTCGACGAGTCCTGGGGGATTGCTGCAGATCGGCAGGCAGGACCAATCGTGCCCTGTAAAAATAGTTATAGGTGTGAGAGTGGGTgctgttagagcatctctaacagagcccgaaaAAATGCAAACCGAAAAGCGCGAGTTCAGTTCACCGAAAACGCAAGTTCTGACGAAATTAGCAGTGACGCAGAATAGAACCCGTAAAATGAAACTGAAAATAGGAATTCGAATTGGCGCAGGTAATTTTAGGCCATGATCATAGTTCATAGATGaaatagatgctacgattgcgcaTCGATACTTACATAGTGGGGGGAATTGACATTACTACTAGTGATGATCATTGTTTGTCACCGGCAACCTAATAACCTAGGTAAATGAGAAAAATGCGGCCTACTAGCTATGGCGCGCACGGCGGTGCCGG
It includes:
- the LOC127315415 gene encoding BTB/POZ and MATH domain-containing protein 1-like, yielding MVSAAAAEKSSPSASAITVDMSRGYHIVKINGYSFTKQIPTGKSLDSSRFTLCGHRWRILYFPNGDRSDSADYISLFLLLDNEDVSKEVKAQSIFRLVDTVTTDEKHHSLTTLSVNTFGSKNRSWGITKFIKREDLHRSEHLVDDSFTIRCDIAVISEIPVEAPKFVSVPSSDLNQHLGDLLTTAKGADVVFEVAGETFAAHRWLLASRSSVFDAQLFGSIKESGTADVIRVDDMEARVFAALLRFAYTDSLLPETITQEEEEAAGMWQHLLVAADRYSFERLKLVCQEKLCKHIDVSTVGTILALSEQHRCDGLKKACFHFLSSPTNLMAATATDSFQHLSRSCPSVMIQLIAMSSRSHSA